One Parashewanella spongiae genomic window, GCATTCCTTTTGCGCTGCCTAGCATTGCGGTCATAGCCGTATTATTGGTTAATTGCGCGAAGTAATTTAAGCTTTCGAAAAAACAGACTTGCAACTGATGTGGAACAATAACTTGATCGGCTGAAACGCTATGGTTAAGTGTATTACATAAATGAATTAAGTTGTTTCTTAACGTGAAGAAGGCGTAGAAGTATTCTTGAGTATAAAAAGTTTCTCCGTGATATTGTAAAGGGTATTCGGTGAGTGGGTTTTCATTATACGCAACTTGATTTTCAGCATCGCGGGCTAACTCATGCAACATTGTTTGGTAATTTTCATATTCCTTGCTTCCTTTCACGGGAATAGGGGCGCAGTTACGACGCATAAAACGATCAAGTAATTCATATGCAGAGTGGAAAGTGAGATTATTTGCGGCATGGTATATGTCTGAATTAGTCAATAAACTATGGGCAAAGCTTTGTATGGCCACATTAACAAAACAATTATTCCCCCAGTTATATAAGCCATTTCGTTGTGGCGGAGTAATGTGACTCACTTCGTGCACTCGTAATGTGCCATTTAAAATGTTTCGGTATTTACCAATTCTCTCTAAGGCACTCACTACCCACCGACGGGCTTGTTCTTTAATATCCATTTGCTCGCAAAACTGATCAAAAGTTATATCTTTAATTTGAGATTGTAGCGTGTCAGCTGAATAGTAAAGTGTGTGTGCAAGTCGCAGCGTTTCATCACGAGGATCTGTTGCTAACAAGTCTTCTGCCAGTAAAATCCCAAAATCTTGCGGATCTAATGGGTAACCTTGAACTTCTTGATACAAGGGTTGGAGTTTTTTAAAATTTATTGCAGCGTTAATAAGGGCTTGCTCAGTATATTTGCCGTTTTGTACAGTGGAAAAGCATTGTGTAAATTCGCTTTCAGAAAGTGAAGATTGAGCCATGACATGATGTTTAAAAGCCTTATTTAAATAGGCGACCGATTCCTCATTACCAATATAAGTAAATCGTGGTATTTGTTTACTAAACATTTGTAACCTTAAAGAACGAGCAATACTTTGAGCGGCATCATCAGGGGTCTTAATGTAATTCAATTCAAACGGGCATGATTGTCCAAGTAGCATGGACACAAGTTGGGCTGAAAGGAAATTTTTATCAGCAATGATAGTCATGTGCTCATCGGTTATCCAAGGCTGATATCTTTTTAACACTTGAAATGCGTTTAACTGTCTTTGTGTTAGCGGAGCTTGTGTACTTGTTGTTTGAAGCACAGGAGTTGAAGGTTCAATATATGGTTTAGTCGGTAACTTTGGGGTTCTTGTGACAGAAGGTTTACTTTCGGGCAAAGCCGTAGCATTTTCTTGATTTTCTATGTGGCGAGAGAGTATACCGTGAATCATATATGTTATGTAATCAAGTATATCATTTGAAGTTTCTTTATTGATGAGTAACCTAAGGTCATCGTCTCTATTTCTTAAAACTCCTGATTTATGCAAGGCTTCAATTTGCTCTTCAGAATTAAAATGTCTAGGTAACCTTTGCTGAAGTACAAGTAATGCTTGTTGTTGCAAGCTGGAAAAATCATGCTTTTTAGTGGCAGACTGAGCAGGGCTAACCGTCTTACTGGATGGTGAAGTAGTAGATTGAGTTGAAGGATAAAGAGAGGTTAATTGTCTCGGTGCTTGGCTATCACTGTTTTGAATGGGAATGTTTGCTTCCCCGATGACATAATTCGTTTTGCTTGCTGTGTCTTTAATAACAAGAATGTATTGTTTATTCTGTTCGTTTTTCTCAATAAAAACAATTGATTTTGAGAGATCACACTTCTCACGTAGGCACACTAATGTTGACATGAGTTGCTCTGGAGATTGAATGAACTCCCTATGGTTTTCTGTTGTTTCGTTCAATATTTTTGTTATCTGGGCTTCTTTGAGCCGAGTTAGGTTTTTTAAAAGCGGTAGTGTTTCAGCAGTTCTTTTTAAGACCTTATAGGGGTAATTTGTGGTTTGAGTTTTTAGCCAACGAAATTTTTTTTGGGATGATTCTTGTAAACATCGCTCCTGAGTTTCAACATCAACAGTTTGAGCTATAGCTTCAAGGCGAGACATAGTTTTAGGGAATGGCGCATCAATTATTTCAAAATCATCATGATCTTTATTTTGATTATCTTCTACATGACTTATGTGTGGTGTTGGTAAATAACTATATGCAGCAATAGGAGTCGATAAAGGTTTCGC contains:
- a CDS encoding ubiquitin carboxyl-terminal hydrolase — its product is MAYQNAKPLSTPIAAYSYLPTPHISHVEDNQNKDHDDFEIIDAPFPKTMSRLEAIAQTVDVETQERCLQESSQKKFRWLKTQTTNYPYKVLKRTAETLPLLKNLTRLKEAQITKILNETTENHREFIQSPEQLMSTLVCLREKCDLSKSIVFIEKNEQNKQYILVIKDTASKTNYVIGEANIPIQNSDSQAPRQLTSLYPSTQSTTSPSSKTVSPAQSATKKHDFSSLQQQALLVLQQRLPRHFNSEEQIEALHKSGVLRNRDDDLRLLINKETSNDILDYITYMIHGILSRHIENQENATALPESKPSVTRTPKLPTKPYIEPSTPVLQTTSTQAPLTQRQLNAFQVLKRYQPWITDEHMTIIADKNFLSAQLVSMLLGQSCPFELNYIKTPDDAAQSIARSLRLQMFSKQIPRFTYIGNEESVAYLNKAFKHHVMAQSSLSESEFTQCFSTVQNGKYTEQALINAAINFKKLQPLYQEVQGYPLDPQDFGILLAEDLLATDPRDETLRLAHTLYYSADTLQSQIKDITFDQFCEQMDIKEQARRWVVSALERIGKYRNILNGTLRVHEVSHITPPQRNGLYNWGNNCFVNVAIQSFAHSLLTNSDIYHAANNLTFHSAYELLDRFMRRNCAPIPVKGSKEYENYQTMLHELARDAENQVAYNENPLTEYPLQYHGETFYTQEYFYAFFTLRNNLIHLCNTLNHSVSADQVIVPHQLQVCFFESLNYFAQLTNNTAMTAMLGSAKGMPFILSEMVQADPHEFLIVLLELLGIDKSEHANLNITTEFNFWVDDEQQPRERRRDPDTLHTMLPIATLAESSPFLATHISHHFENEEMVGNEKIRCEAIKRASPELPDDAIHTYKQHIIKVNSVGIPPETCSISPRLYTQFRAKIKVTNPWKNSKNYEKPIDLGAVMLGCTLRQNQVVLPFESSQGDYFNEVYELTHAFCHVGTSQDGGHYVTIIVPKNATIDTITVCDDTVCLSLRYYAISKNVPINNEEVIDACEALGLSAYAYFLKRKNHDNNVYALPPAQVETVNVHSHKDPFSSLKTYNDGQEFKDPYTEFDPTIEHSAPAPNPDDLPEPISFGYEAKKDTQDSLSHPQHQSHKSLRMGRITADIQQPQSSALNDGHKLSNVKPSQANETKQASPAVQPLATQKNNDNAQPEIWRPSTELSPLVVRRNHRYFGDVITESITALPETSKSKSKPNKPSIGSKINTTQYLTPDPQDTDQRPFDPNLICMSCNTQFRIGEIQIYARHANKCNKNIK